A stretch of DNA from Lotus japonicus ecotype B-129 chromosome 4, LjGifu_v1.2:
tctctTTTACTCACCTTGAGCACTTCACTTCGTACATCTTATAGAGCTCAACAACGAGGCTCACTGGCTTCTAATCTTCACACTTCCGGGATGATTTAATGATACAAGGAGTTGTCACATCATGGTTGCATCATTGACTTCACTCGCCATCGAATTTTGACTTGAGTCGCCACCAAATTCTCACTTCATGGCAGGGGCGGATGCACGTTGGGCTAGGGTGGGGCATATGCCCCCACGAGATTTTTGATAATACCAGCAATAAGccaatgctatatatagaattAGGATATTACTACTAAACCATGCCCCCACGTTAATACTTAATGCCCCCATAGATGACATCTGCCACTAACATTTACTATCTTGTTTACATGTATGTAAATTACATTTTTGTTAATGGAACCTGCTATCTGTGAGATTAGCGGCTCAAGGGAACCAGCCAATCAGCTACCAATTAAATTTACCTTCATCACTTTTATCTTGTCTTTAAGAGCTTCCAATGTACCCATTAGGCCCTTACCCCATTTTTCTTAATTGTTGGTCGTTCATTTAGCTGCAAATTAATACTTTACTATGATATTGTCATTTTTTATCACTTATACCTTCAATGCTAACGAAATTTGTAACTActtttttcattaatatttatTCGTATTAATGAAACACACTTATTAATAGAACTCTTGAGTACAATGAAAATTTTAagaatttaatataaaataattcatgtgtttttattttagtttaagcTTTTAGCATAATTAAGTAATTTGGAATTTGATTTTTAAGGGCTCTCGCTCGAAGAGGTGTGtagaataaaatataaaactcATTAATGCAACTTTTATCTACCAGTTTAAATTTTTGAGATAATTAGTtatttgacaaaaaataaataaataaacctaTGAAAAATATGACTTGAAAAAACTTTCTTATCATTTTGGTTTAAGGTCAAAATTTTCATCAAACTTTCTAATAGATAATAGGATCATATCTCAATCAAAAGAAATTTTGCCCCCACAACTTAAAATTCCTAGATCCGTCACTGCTTCATGGTTGCATCATTGGCTTCACTCGCCATTAACATTTCACTCGATCGGTGCACACCATCGACTTCAATCGTCTTTGACCATGGTCACAtcattggctctgataccacgcAGCTAGACTCTTTATAGTCTTGCGGCTCATTAGGTGTTTGGGAGTTTATCATCCACACATTTGGTTAATTAAAATGCTAAAAGCATAAGTGGTCTAGGACATCATCCACACATACATTCACCACAAAATCTTAAGGTAATGGGTGAGTGAGTCATTTCACTTATAAAGTCGCTCTTGCTTACATATTCGATGGGAGACTAGTTCATTCACAATTTTTACTCCAACAAATTTAAAGCAGCTATCCCTTATCATAAGAGTCATAAGAGTTATTTTACAAAGAGAAATTTTGCTTTTTAGAATCTATGTTATAAGGCCTTTGTAAGGCAGAATCCATCATATTTGAGATAGAGACCGGCCGgaacttcaattttaaaatctGGATTTGATAAAGGAATCCTATTTCGATATTTTTATCAATAAATTTCATTAAGTGGCTTCTAGTTGTTGAGGAGGATTGGCAGCATTTGATGATGAAATTTCCGAGCATAGTGCAAAAGCTAACATTTTCATTTGAAGAACCCAGTGCCCGCTACCATTGATCAAAGACTATGAGAGGAGCAATATTATTTGGATTTTGTTTTCTACATTAACCATGACTCATGAGTTAAAGAGCACTATTCTCTTAGCATATTTAAGAGTGAGGTTAGGAAAGGTGGTGTGGAATGTATATTTTAAGTGAGAATGAGGTTAAGTGTTATTCtaatggcttataaaaaaaagtgttaCTCTAAGAAACAGAGGGTGAGGGTAACCAATTAGGTGTCAAACCACCGACCGAGGTTGTTGATTCCTACCAGCACCCCAAACATCTATGGATGACTGAGAAGGGACTGGAGATGACTTGTAAAATTGAGACAGATTAGGAGAACGATGATGCTTAGCAAATTGCCGTGCATGTTTCATGAGTAAAAGAAGATAAATTCTCATTATTGAAAAATGAGAAAGCATATGTTTCACATAATTGAACCTAGCTAGGATGACCTAGCCTGTAATtccataatatatatatatatatatatatatatatatataaaaacttCATTTTCTTGAGAAATAAGGCTAGAATATAGTCAGGAGCGTCTTCCCAAGTCTTTGTCATCTTCAAATAAATCGTGTCCATAGATTTTGAGTGACACAATAATAAAGGATATTGAAAACGGAAAAAGCTGCATATTAGCCCCATTCATTGTAGAGGACATTTCTATTTTGAAAACAGCTTAAATAGAAACAATCCTACTTCATTAATGCATACTTGGTGAGGCCAGGAATGTGAGTGTTCATCATGTAGTCCGTCCAATCAATGCTGTAGGGATCAAAGCCTAATCCCACAGCCTCCTTGTTAAGATGTCTCTTTGTTTCCCTTCGTAAATTTTCTGTGTTTGTATCATCAAATCTGTAATTCAAGGTTTTTCATGTATCATGAGTATGAACTATGAAGATCATGTGAAAATGTAAGTAGTTCAAGCATAACTTCTAAATAGTTATATATAGACTAAGAAATCACATACACAGCCTTGAAAAATACGTATGGTTTGTACATTTTTCCCAGTCCTATCACTTTTTGGATTTTGTTGAAATTGTCATCATAAACATCTTGGAAGAAGTGGCAAAACACTTCGTTGACCACATTTAACACCTTCCAAATTTGCCAAAAGAAATCATGTAAGAGGTTAATTAATTAGTATATAAACACTACTTCAAGGATAAGATAAAAAAAGCAGGTTGTGCTTGACCACATGCATATTTAACAAACCTTTAGTGGCAAGACATATCTGTTCTTCATATAACTCTGGAAAGCAGCCATACTTGTCAATAGTTGCATTTTGGAAACAATTATTGGTGTTCCATTTTTACTTTTGAGAGGAGATTTGGTAAAATAGTGAAACGTAATGTTAATAACATCTGAAATTCTGAGAGGATTTCTCGATGAAGAAGCAACATGGTAGATGAAATTCTTAGAAACTTGATTTGAATGAGCCACAATTGCTGTGATCACACAATTGATCACCATGTCTGCTGGTATCTACATATATCATTGCCCAAAATTTAGATCTTATAATTATTGCTAGTAGCAAATTAACAAAAGTTGGAAGTATATCTATATATGTTGCACATAAAAAAGATACATCATCATacatgtgaaaataatatggaGTTAAATTCGATattggaaaaattaaaataagaacaAGATAAAATATACTAGAATTTTAAACTTTTGGAGGCTCACGtaacaattaattaaaatatgcaTGATCGAAACCCAGACTTACAAAACCTACCATATCTAAAATTGTCTTGGGATGACCAAGAAAACATGCTAATTTCCCTTGACCATAGCCACATATCACACTGTCAACAGTCCTGTACGTAGCCAGAAATTAAAAATAGAGTTAAGaggtataaaaaaaattaaattaaaagttggCATATTGACCCAAGACAAGCTCTTAGAGACTTCGATAATGcacgtgtaatttttttattttttttaaattcacgTAAGTATATTTATCCCAGTCAGCGATTCAAatcatcactcgtcggagctccgggTTCCGACGAGGACCTGCCCCGAACAATTTACAAACAAGAGgatatttttcaataatttttccgacGAGGAACTTAGGTCAGACGGTGACACAAAAACAATATATGATACATAACATAATAGGTTTCACCCATTCGGAGGGTAATAAAAAAGGTAAGTAACTGGATGGAGTAGAAAGAAATATTTCATCCCATGGATCCTTTTTCTTGTTGAGAAATTTCATTCATGTTATCTAATTGAATATATATTTGGGAAATTAATAAATGATGAACATTTACCTTATACCTTCGATCCAACCAGGAAAAGGATCCTTGTAGGTACTAGTTACCATGGTGGGGCGTATTATGATTAATGGCACATTATCCTTATAATGAACCAGAAGCATCTCTCCCATTGCTTTTGTGAACACGTATGTGTTTGGCCAACCATATAAATTTGCTCTGCTTTTCCATTAATGCTAGATTAGTGGATATTGTATGTAACTATAATTAAGAATATATGAAACAACAAAATAAGAATTTAATAACCTTTCGAGTCCATAATCTTTCATTGCATATTTGATGGTGATTTCACTTGCATTCTTTGCTCGAAGCTCATCCAATTTTTTCTCCAACAAGTTCATTTCTACATGTATGTCTAATTTTGAGTTCTTTTTCAGGCTTTGAGTCATCTCAAATGGTTTTTCTTTTACAGCTTCTCCATCCGCAATCTCTCCAGACACGTATGCTGAAATTTAATATTACCAACAAGTCAACAACGGTTTAATTATGGGGAGCTAGCTTAAATGAGGTGCAACTTCTCTACTGACTTTATGTTATAAAGTGAGCATCACAATCATTAAtaatgattatttattttaaaaagtaaataaaagtATGTTTGGTGTGTTGTACTATAGTTTAAGATTGACTTGATAGTATAAAACATGATAATATTAGGACTGATAGGATAAAGTCTGATAAAATTTTATAATATCCAACGTTTGGTCAATACCATGGttgtcaatctctagagattacCTAATCTCGTGGAGGTGAGGTAATCTCGTAACGTAATCTCATAACGTAATCTCATAAGAGATTACCTCGTgcaaaaataatacttttaaaactataataatgaTTAAGTCACACTAATAGTACTAAAAATTATCCAACAATGACAAttaaaatcatgcataaaattaccaaatatcCAAACCTAAAGTACATAAGTCATAACAAGTTAACAAAACATCAATACAAGTTAGGATAAacttaaaaaaagaagaaataagTCACTAGTCATGCAAATTTAAAATCCTACAACACCGTCGAATTTAGAACAACTAGAAttatcatcaccatcaacttcttcctcagatgAGATAGACTTAAACCCTCCAACATTAGGATCAAGAACCAAATTCTCAATGTTATCTTGAACTAATTCAATGATATCCACAATATCATCATGACCATAAATATCATTCTCCTCTACATCACCTCTTTAGTTATCCATTCATCATCAGATTGGATTTCATCAAAAGGAAGAGGAAGCCGCGtcggaggaggaggaagttgcGCTGGTGGTCGTGCGAGAGGATAAGTGAAGTTTGCGCACACCAAGATGAGAGAAGAAGTGGAAAGGACGATAGAGCTGAGTGGCAAGAACGACAGATTTGagtgaaaaccctaaaattttgTGGGTTAA
This window harbors:
- the LOC130713596 gene encoding fatty acyl-CoA reductase 1-like isoform X1; this encodes MYLLLRASNDDLAANRLQDEIIGTYLFRVLRDEWGEDFDSFMSKKVIVIPGDVSLENLGLKDEDLKNEMLKEIEVLVNFAASTKFDERFDISMGVNTTGALNVLNFAKSCHEINVLLHISTAYVSGEIADGEAVKEKPFEMTQSLKKNSKLDIHVEMNLLEKKLDELRAKNASEITIKYAMKDYGLERANLYGWPNTYVFTKAMGEMLLVHYKDNVPLIIIRPTMVTSTYKDPFPGWIEGIRTVDSVICGYGQGKLACFLGHPKTILDMIPADMVINCVITAIVAHSNQVSKNFIYHVASSSRNPLRISDVINITFHYFTKSPLKSKNGTPIIVSKMQLLTSMAAFQSYMKNRYVLPLKVLNVVNEVFCHFFQDVYDDNFNKIQKVIGLGKMYKPYVFFKAVFDDTNTENLRRETKRHLNKEAVGLGFDPYSIDWTDYMMNTHIPGLTKYALMK
- the LOC130713596 gene encoding probable fatty acyl-CoA reductase 4 isoform X3 — protein: MYLLLRASNDDLAANRLQDEIIGTYLFRVLRDEWGEDFDSFMSKKVIVIPGDVSLENLGLKDEDLKNEMLKEIEVLVNFAASTKFDERFDISMGVNTTGALNVLNFAKSCHEINVLLHISTAYVSGEIADGEAVKEKPFEMTQSLKKNSKLDIHVEMNLLEKKLDELRAKNASEITIKYAMKDYGLERANLYGWPNTYVFTKAMGEMLLVHYKDNVPLIIIRPTMVTSTYKDPFPGWIEGIRTVDSVICGYGQGKLACFLGHPKTILDMVLNVVNEVFCHFFQDVYDDNFNKIQKVIGLGKMYKPYVFFKAVFDDTNTENLRRETKRHLNKEAVGLGFDPYSIDWTDYMMNTHIPGLTKYALMK
- the LOC130713596 gene encoding fatty acyl-CoA reductase 1-like isoform X2, with the translated sequence MYLLLRASNDDLAANRLQDEIIGTYLFRVLRDEWGEDFDSFMSKKVIVIPGDVSLENLGLKDEDLKNEMLKEIEVLVNFAASTKFDERFDISMGVNTTGALNVLNFAKSCHEINVLLHISTAYVSGEIADGEAVKEKPFEMTQSLKKNSKLDIHVEMNLLEKKLDELRAKNASEITIKYAMKDYGLERANLYGWPNTYVFTKAMGEMLLVHYKDNVPLIIIRPTMVTSTYKDPFPGWIEGIRTVDSVICGYGQGKLACFLGHPKTILDMIPADMVINCVITAIVAHSNQVSKNFIYHVASSSRNPLRISDVINITFHYFTKSPLKSKNGTPIIVSKMQLLTSMAAFQSYMKNRYVLPLKVLNVVNEVFCHFFQDVYDDNFNKIQKVIGLGKIFDDTNTENLRRETKRHLNKEAVGLGFDPYSIDWTDYMMNTHIPGLTKYALMK